The Anopheles merus strain MAF chromosome 2L, AmerM5.1, whole genome shotgun sequence genome has a segment encoding these proteins:
- the LOC121594414 gene encoding multiple C2 and transmembrane domain-containing protein isoform X1, whose protein sequence is MASTACSTAVTPGGGSSSLGGGVGGGSGGGGGVGIASISTGGGGSSSSGGKRSRLNLESKCSSLRKHLSKSASELSCNDCGGSGDSPQSSPQRARSANVPTIPAGVLQRTHGFFNTLRHRWSRGRSKERLRGSLGQDLEGRRDSQSDYAADNSSAEHSSSATPHQSPRHRARTLEDSPLAKGADRNATMSGTGAVGSINEGASSSGVASVLKVLTAKVDVEATAGPSGLGHLTIGGLPKVSEIAGPSGMSGLSPAEEQQRRRETQLRQHSFFQLRVHLISGHGLVAMDKSGTSDPYVKFKVGGRLLYKSKTVHKDLNPVWDETFVVPVEDPFQPIVIKVFDYDWGLQDDFMGSAKLYLTSLELNRAEDLTIKLEDAQRASKDLGELKLSVTLWPKTQEDKEQYFQRNPKLADASRRLKSQIWSSVVTIVLIEAKGLPPDAENGLNDLYVRFRLGNEKYKSKAAYRARWLEQFDLHLFDDDQLLELVVCGKYNTYGKCTIDLRGLARERTHGIWQPLEECTGEVHLMLTISGTTASETITDLTAYKEDSKERALIQSRYIWHKSLQNMRDVGHLTVKVFGATGLAAADIGGKSDPFVVLELINARLQTQTEYKTLTPNWNKIFTFNVKDMSSVLEITVYDEDRDHKVEFLGKVVIPLLRIRNGEKRWYALKDKKMYTRAKGTQPQILLEMTVMWNKLRAALRALEPKEEKLVQQEAKFKRQLFLRNVTRLKAVIMYFIEVGQFVQSCFEWESPIRSFIALVLWVCGCIWFDISTIPAVALLYLLKNWLIRWLTGSSSQSTADEYDVASDDEDEEDKEKEEKKTIKERLQAIQEVSQSVQNTIGYLASLGESVKNTFNFSVPELSWLTALLLLAACLVLHYVPIRVLLLLWGLVKFSRRIIRPHSVPNNEVLDLLSRVPDDEEIIMWRELPLHSTPELARRDPRKKHKVS, encoded by the exons AACGTTCTCGACTGAATCTAGAATCCAAATGCTCGTCGCTGCGGAAACACCTGAGTAAGTCGGCGTCGGAGCTGAGCTGCAACGACTGTGGCGGTTCCGGTGACTCGCCGCAGTCCTCACCGCAGCGGGCCCGTTCCGCCAACGTTCCCACCATACCGGCCGGTGTTCTACAGCGAACGCACGGATTTTTCAATACACTAAGG CACCGATGGTCCCGGGGGCGCAGTAAGGAACGGCTTCGTGGGTCTCTTGGGCAAGACCTCGAGGGACGGCGCGACAGCCAGAGTGACTACGCGGCTGACAATAGTTCGGCGGAGCATAGTAGCTCCGCTACACCGCACCAGTCACCGCGCCATCGTGCCCGGACATTGGAAGACTCGCCGCTGGCTAAAGGAGCGGATCGGAATGCAACAATGAGTGGCACGGGAGCGGTGGGGTCTATCAATGAGGGAGCATCCTCGTCTGGGGTAGCGAGCGTGCTCAAGGTGCTCACTGCGAAGGTGGACGTGGAGGCGACCGCAGGGCCTAGCGGATTGGGTCATTTGACAATCGGTGGACTGCCCAAGGTTTCGGAAATTGCTGGACCCAGTGGGATGTCTGGACTGAGCCCGGCAGAAGAGCAACAACGAAGAAGGGAGACACAGCTTCGGCAACACTCTTTCTTCCAGCTTCGCGTACATCTTATCAGTGGTCATGGATTGGTGGCAATGGATAAGAGTG GTACGAGTGATCCCTACGTCAAGTTTAAAGTTGGAGGACGCCTGCTGTACAAATCCAAAACCGTTCACAAAGACCTAAACCCTGTGTGGGACGAAACGTTCGTCGTGCCAGTGGAAGATCCATTTCAACCAATAGTAATTAAG GTATTTGACTATGACTGGGGCCTCCAGGATGATTTCATGGGATCGGCAAAGCTGTACCTCACCTCGCTGGAGCTTAACCGCGCAGAGGACCTCACAATCAAGCTGGAGGACGCTCAGCGTGCATCGAAGGACCTCGGCGAGCTAAAGCTAAGCGTCACACTGTGGCCAAAGACACAAGAAGACAAAGAGCAA TACTTTCAGCGCAATCCCAAGCTGGCCGATGCCTCCCGCCGGCTCAAGTCGCAGATCTGGAGCTCGGTTGTCACGATCGTGCTGATCGAAGCCAAAGGACTCCCACCGGACGCTGAGAATGGACTGAACGATCTCTATGTCAGATTTAG GCTAGGAAATGAGAAATACAAGTCTAAGGCCGCTTATCGGGCCCGCTGGTTGGAGCAGTTCGATCTTCACCTATTCGACGATGATCAGCTGCTGGAGCTGGTAGTGTGCGGGAAGTACAACACATATGGGAAGTGTACGATCGATCTGCGAGGGTTGGCTCGCGAACGCACGCACGGAATCTGGCAACCGCTGGAGGAATGTACCGGCGAGGTTCATCTCATGCTGACAATCAGTGGCACCACCGCATCGGAAACCATCACCGATCTGACGGCCTACAAGGAAGACTCCAAGGAACGCGCCCTCATCCAGAGCCGATAC ATATGGCACAAATCACTTCAAAACATGCGCGACGTTGGACATCTTACGGTGAAAGTGTTCGGGGCGACAGGGCTAGCCGCAGCAGACATCGGTGGTAAATCGGATCCGTTCGTCGTGCTGGAGCTAATCAACGCCCGACTTCAGACGCAAACCGAGTACAAAACGCTCACTCCCAACTGGAACAAAATCTTCACTTT CAATGTGAAAGACATGTCCTCGGTGCTGGAAATCACCGTCTACGACGAGGATCGCGACCACAAGGTGGAGTTCCTCGGCAAAGTCGTCATACCGCTGCTAAGGATACGCAACGGTGAAAAACGCTGGTACGCGCTCAAAGACAAAAAGATGTACACCCGCGCCAAAGGCACCCAGCCGCAG ATTCTGCTAGAGATGACGGTCATGTGGAACAAGCTGCGGGCGGCACTGCGCGCCCTCGAGCCGAAGGAGGAAAAGCTGGTACAGCAGGAGGCCAAGTTCAAGCGGCAGCTCTTCCTGCGCAACGTCACCCGACTGAAGGCCGTCATTATGTACTTTATCGAAGTGGGACAGTTCGTGCA GAGCTGCTTTGAGTGGGAATCTCCGATACGGTCATTTATAGCACTCGTTTTATGGGTCTGTGGCTGCATCTGGTTCGATATCTCCACCATCCCGGCCGTCGCCCTGCTGTACCTGCTGAA GAACTGGTTAATTCGATGGCTAACCGGAAGCTCCTCCCAATCAACGGCGGACGAGTACGATGTAGCTagcgacgacgaggacgaagaGGATAAGGAGAAG gaggagaagaaaacaatcaaGGAACGGCTGCAGGCCATACAGGAGGTGTCGCAGAGTGTACAGAACACGATCGGGTACCTTGCCTCACTCGGGGAGAGTGTTAAAAA CACTTTCAACTTCTCCGTACCGGAGCTCAGCTGGTTGAcggctctgctgctgctggctgcctGTCTAGTACTACACTACGTCCCGATacgggtgctgctgctgctgtggggtCTGGTGAAGTTCAGCCGGCGGATCATTCGGCCCCACAGCGTTCCCAACAATGAGGTGCTCGACCTGCTGTCGCGCGTACCGGACGACGAGGAGATT ATCATGTGGAGAGAGTTGCCGCTACACTCCACACCCGAACTGGCCCGGCGCGATCCACGAAAGAAGCATAAAGTGTCGTAA
- the LOC121594414 gene encoding multiple C2 and transmembrane domain-containing protein isoform X3: MASTACSTAVTPGGGSSSLGGGVGGGSGGGGGVGIASISTGGGGSSSSGGKSKCSSLRKHLSKSASELSCNDCGGSGDSPQSSPQRARSANVPTIPAGVLQRTHGFFNTLRHRWSRGRSKERLRGSLGQDLEGRRDSQSDYAADNSSAEHSSSATPHQSPRHRARTLEDSPLAKGADRNATMSGTGAVGSINEGASSSGVASVLKVLTAKVDVEATAGPSGLGHLTIGGLPKVSEIAGPSGMSGLSPAEEQQRRRETQLRQHSFFQLRVHLISGHGLVAMDKSGTSDPYVKFKVGGRLLYKSKTVHKDLNPVWDETFVVPVEDPFQPIVIKVFDYDWGLQDDFMGSAKLYLTSLELNRAEDLTIKLEDAQRASKDLGELKLSVTLWPKTQEDKEQYFQRNPKLADASRRLKSQIWSSVVTIVLIEAKGLPPDAENGLNDLYVRFRLGNEKYKSKAAYRARWLEQFDLHLFDDDQLLELVVCGKYNTYGKCTIDLRGLARERTHGIWQPLEECTGEVHLMLTISGTTASETITDLTAYKEDSKERALIQSRYIWHKSLQNMRDVGHLTVKVFGATGLAAADIGGKSDPFVVLELINARLQTQTEYKTLTPNWNKIFTFNVKDMSSVLEITVYDEDRDHKVEFLGKVVIPLLRIRNGEKRWYALKDKKMYTRAKGTQPQILLEMTVMWNKLRAALRALEPKEEKLVQQEAKFKRQLFLRNVTRLKAVIMYFIEVGQFVQSCFEWESPIRSFIALVLWVCGCIWFDISTIPAVALLYLLKNWLIRWLTGSSSQSTADEYDVASDDEDEEDKEKEEKKTIKERLQAIQEVSQSVQNTIGYLASLGESVKNTFNFSVPELSWLTALLLLAACLVLHYVPIRVLLLLWGLVKFSRRIIRPHSVPNNEVLDLLSRVPDDEEIIMWRELPLHSTPELARRDPRKKHKVS, translated from the exons AATCCAAATGCTCGTCGCTGCGGAAACACCTGAGTAAGTCGGCGTCGGAGCTGAGCTGCAACGACTGTGGCGGTTCCGGTGACTCGCCGCAGTCCTCACCGCAGCGGGCCCGTTCCGCCAACGTTCCCACCATACCGGCCGGTGTTCTACAGCGAACGCACGGATTTTTCAATACACTAAGG CACCGATGGTCCCGGGGGCGCAGTAAGGAACGGCTTCGTGGGTCTCTTGGGCAAGACCTCGAGGGACGGCGCGACAGCCAGAGTGACTACGCGGCTGACAATAGTTCGGCGGAGCATAGTAGCTCCGCTACACCGCACCAGTCACCGCGCCATCGTGCCCGGACATTGGAAGACTCGCCGCTGGCTAAAGGAGCGGATCGGAATGCAACAATGAGTGGCACGGGAGCGGTGGGGTCTATCAATGAGGGAGCATCCTCGTCTGGGGTAGCGAGCGTGCTCAAGGTGCTCACTGCGAAGGTGGACGTGGAGGCGACCGCAGGGCCTAGCGGATTGGGTCATTTGACAATCGGTGGACTGCCCAAGGTTTCGGAAATTGCTGGACCCAGTGGGATGTCTGGACTGAGCCCGGCAGAAGAGCAACAACGAAGAAGGGAGACACAGCTTCGGCAACACTCTTTCTTCCAGCTTCGCGTACATCTTATCAGTGGTCATGGATTGGTGGCAATGGATAAGAGTG GTACGAGTGATCCCTACGTCAAGTTTAAAGTTGGAGGACGCCTGCTGTACAAATCCAAAACCGTTCACAAAGACCTAAACCCTGTGTGGGACGAAACGTTCGTCGTGCCAGTGGAAGATCCATTTCAACCAATAGTAATTAAG GTATTTGACTATGACTGGGGCCTCCAGGATGATTTCATGGGATCGGCAAAGCTGTACCTCACCTCGCTGGAGCTTAACCGCGCAGAGGACCTCACAATCAAGCTGGAGGACGCTCAGCGTGCATCGAAGGACCTCGGCGAGCTAAAGCTAAGCGTCACACTGTGGCCAAAGACACAAGAAGACAAAGAGCAA TACTTTCAGCGCAATCCCAAGCTGGCCGATGCCTCCCGCCGGCTCAAGTCGCAGATCTGGAGCTCGGTTGTCACGATCGTGCTGATCGAAGCCAAAGGACTCCCACCGGACGCTGAGAATGGACTGAACGATCTCTATGTCAGATTTAG GCTAGGAAATGAGAAATACAAGTCTAAGGCCGCTTATCGGGCCCGCTGGTTGGAGCAGTTCGATCTTCACCTATTCGACGATGATCAGCTGCTGGAGCTGGTAGTGTGCGGGAAGTACAACACATATGGGAAGTGTACGATCGATCTGCGAGGGTTGGCTCGCGAACGCACGCACGGAATCTGGCAACCGCTGGAGGAATGTACCGGCGAGGTTCATCTCATGCTGACAATCAGTGGCACCACCGCATCGGAAACCATCACCGATCTGACGGCCTACAAGGAAGACTCCAAGGAACGCGCCCTCATCCAGAGCCGATAC ATATGGCACAAATCACTTCAAAACATGCGCGACGTTGGACATCTTACGGTGAAAGTGTTCGGGGCGACAGGGCTAGCCGCAGCAGACATCGGTGGTAAATCGGATCCGTTCGTCGTGCTGGAGCTAATCAACGCCCGACTTCAGACGCAAACCGAGTACAAAACGCTCACTCCCAACTGGAACAAAATCTTCACTTT CAATGTGAAAGACATGTCCTCGGTGCTGGAAATCACCGTCTACGACGAGGATCGCGACCACAAGGTGGAGTTCCTCGGCAAAGTCGTCATACCGCTGCTAAGGATACGCAACGGTGAAAAACGCTGGTACGCGCTCAAAGACAAAAAGATGTACACCCGCGCCAAAGGCACCCAGCCGCAG ATTCTGCTAGAGATGACGGTCATGTGGAACAAGCTGCGGGCGGCACTGCGCGCCCTCGAGCCGAAGGAGGAAAAGCTGGTACAGCAGGAGGCCAAGTTCAAGCGGCAGCTCTTCCTGCGCAACGTCACCCGACTGAAGGCCGTCATTATGTACTTTATCGAAGTGGGACAGTTCGTGCA GAGCTGCTTTGAGTGGGAATCTCCGATACGGTCATTTATAGCACTCGTTTTATGGGTCTGTGGCTGCATCTGGTTCGATATCTCCACCATCCCGGCCGTCGCCCTGCTGTACCTGCTGAA GAACTGGTTAATTCGATGGCTAACCGGAAGCTCCTCCCAATCAACGGCGGACGAGTACGATGTAGCTagcgacgacgaggacgaagaGGATAAGGAGAAG gaggagaagaaaacaatcaaGGAACGGCTGCAGGCCATACAGGAGGTGTCGCAGAGTGTACAGAACACGATCGGGTACCTTGCCTCACTCGGGGAGAGTGTTAAAAA CACTTTCAACTTCTCCGTACCGGAGCTCAGCTGGTTGAcggctctgctgctgctggctgcctGTCTAGTACTACACTACGTCCCGATacgggtgctgctgctgctgtggggtCTGGTGAAGTTCAGCCGGCGGATCATTCGGCCCCACAGCGTTCCCAACAATGAGGTGCTCGACCTGCTGTCGCGCGTACCGGACGACGAGGAGATT ATCATGTGGAGAGAGTTGCCGCTACACTCCACACCCGAACTGGCCCGGCGCGATCCACGAAAGAAGCATAAAGTGTCGTAA
- the LOC121594414 gene encoding multiple C2 and transmembrane domain-containing protein isoform X2, giving the protein MASTACSTAVTPGGGSSSLGGGVGGGSGGGGGVGIASISTGGGGSSSSGGKRSRLNLESKCSSLRKHLSKSASELSCNDCGGSGDSPQSSPQRARSANVPTIPAGVLQRTHGFFNTLRHRWSRGRSKERLRGSLGQDLEGRRDSQSDYAADNSSAEHSSSATPHQSPRHRARTLEDSPLAKGADRNATMSGTGAVGSINEGASSSGVASVLKVLTAKVDVEATAGPSGLGHLTIGGLPKVSEIAGPSGMSGLSPAEEQQRRRETQLRQHSFFQLRVHLISGHGLVAMDKSGTSDPYVKFKVGGRLLYKSKTVHKDLNPVWDETFVVPVEDPFQPIVIKVFDYDWGLQDDFMGSAKLYLTSLELNRAEDLTIKLEDAQRASKDLGELKLSVTLWPKTQEDKEQRNPKLADASRRLKSQIWSSVVTIVLIEAKGLPPDAENGLNDLYVRFRLGNEKYKSKAAYRARWLEQFDLHLFDDDQLLELVVCGKYNTYGKCTIDLRGLARERTHGIWQPLEECTGEVHLMLTISGTTASETITDLTAYKEDSKERALIQSRYIWHKSLQNMRDVGHLTVKVFGATGLAAADIGGKSDPFVVLELINARLQTQTEYKTLTPNWNKIFTFNVKDMSSVLEITVYDEDRDHKVEFLGKVVIPLLRIRNGEKRWYALKDKKMYTRAKGTQPQILLEMTVMWNKLRAALRALEPKEEKLVQQEAKFKRQLFLRNVTRLKAVIMYFIEVGQFVQSCFEWESPIRSFIALVLWVCGCIWFDISTIPAVALLYLLKNWLIRWLTGSSSQSTADEYDVASDDEDEEDKEKEEKKTIKERLQAIQEVSQSVQNTIGYLASLGESVKNTFNFSVPELSWLTALLLLAACLVLHYVPIRVLLLLWGLVKFSRRIIRPHSVPNNEVLDLLSRVPDDEEIIMWRELPLHSTPELARRDPRKKHKVS; this is encoded by the exons AACGTTCTCGACTGAATCTAGAATCCAAATGCTCGTCGCTGCGGAAACACCTGAGTAAGTCGGCGTCGGAGCTGAGCTGCAACGACTGTGGCGGTTCCGGTGACTCGCCGCAGTCCTCACCGCAGCGGGCCCGTTCCGCCAACGTTCCCACCATACCGGCCGGTGTTCTACAGCGAACGCACGGATTTTTCAATACACTAAGG CACCGATGGTCCCGGGGGCGCAGTAAGGAACGGCTTCGTGGGTCTCTTGGGCAAGACCTCGAGGGACGGCGCGACAGCCAGAGTGACTACGCGGCTGACAATAGTTCGGCGGAGCATAGTAGCTCCGCTACACCGCACCAGTCACCGCGCCATCGTGCCCGGACATTGGAAGACTCGCCGCTGGCTAAAGGAGCGGATCGGAATGCAACAATGAGTGGCACGGGAGCGGTGGGGTCTATCAATGAGGGAGCATCCTCGTCTGGGGTAGCGAGCGTGCTCAAGGTGCTCACTGCGAAGGTGGACGTGGAGGCGACCGCAGGGCCTAGCGGATTGGGTCATTTGACAATCGGTGGACTGCCCAAGGTTTCGGAAATTGCTGGACCCAGTGGGATGTCTGGACTGAGCCCGGCAGAAGAGCAACAACGAAGAAGGGAGACACAGCTTCGGCAACACTCTTTCTTCCAGCTTCGCGTACATCTTATCAGTGGTCATGGATTGGTGGCAATGGATAAGAGTG GTACGAGTGATCCCTACGTCAAGTTTAAAGTTGGAGGACGCCTGCTGTACAAATCCAAAACCGTTCACAAAGACCTAAACCCTGTGTGGGACGAAACGTTCGTCGTGCCAGTGGAAGATCCATTTCAACCAATAGTAATTAAG GTATTTGACTATGACTGGGGCCTCCAGGATGATTTCATGGGATCGGCAAAGCTGTACCTCACCTCGCTGGAGCTTAACCGCGCAGAGGACCTCACAATCAAGCTGGAGGACGCTCAGCGTGCATCGAAGGACCTCGGCGAGCTAAAGCTAAGCGTCACACTGTGGCCAAAGACACAAGAAGACAAAGAGCAA CGCAATCCCAAGCTGGCCGATGCCTCCCGCCGGCTCAAGTCGCAGATCTGGAGCTCGGTTGTCACGATCGTGCTGATCGAAGCCAAAGGACTCCCACCGGACGCTGAGAATGGACTGAACGATCTCTATGTCAGATTTAG GCTAGGAAATGAGAAATACAAGTCTAAGGCCGCTTATCGGGCCCGCTGGTTGGAGCAGTTCGATCTTCACCTATTCGACGATGATCAGCTGCTGGAGCTGGTAGTGTGCGGGAAGTACAACACATATGGGAAGTGTACGATCGATCTGCGAGGGTTGGCTCGCGAACGCACGCACGGAATCTGGCAACCGCTGGAGGAATGTACCGGCGAGGTTCATCTCATGCTGACAATCAGTGGCACCACCGCATCGGAAACCATCACCGATCTGACGGCCTACAAGGAAGACTCCAAGGAACGCGCCCTCATCCAGAGCCGATAC ATATGGCACAAATCACTTCAAAACATGCGCGACGTTGGACATCTTACGGTGAAAGTGTTCGGGGCGACAGGGCTAGCCGCAGCAGACATCGGTGGTAAATCGGATCCGTTCGTCGTGCTGGAGCTAATCAACGCCCGACTTCAGACGCAAACCGAGTACAAAACGCTCACTCCCAACTGGAACAAAATCTTCACTTT CAATGTGAAAGACATGTCCTCGGTGCTGGAAATCACCGTCTACGACGAGGATCGCGACCACAAGGTGGAGTTCCTCGGCAAAGTCGTCATACCGCTGCTAAGGATACGCAACGGTGAAAAACGCTGGTACGCGCTCAAAGACAAAAAGATGTACACCCGCGCCAAAGGCACCCAGCCGCAG ATTCTGCTAGAGATGACGGTCATGTGGAACAAGCTGCGGGCGGCACTGCGCGCCCTCGAGCCGAAGGAGGAAAAGCTGGTACAGCAGGAGGCCAAGTTCAAGCGGCAGCTCTTCCTGCGCAACGTCACCCGACTGAAGGCCGTCATTATGTACTTTATCGAAGTGGGACAGTTCGTGCA GAGCTGCTTTGAGTGGGAATCTCCGATACGGTCATTTATAGCACTCGTTTTATGGGTCTGTGGCTGCATCTGGTTCGATATCTCCACCATCCCGGCCGTCGCCCTGCTGTACCTGCTGAA GAACTGGTTAATTCGATGGCTAACCGGAAGCTCCTCCCAATCAACGGCGGACGAGTACGATGTAGCTagcgacgacgaggacgaagaGGATAAGGAGAAG gaggagaagaaaacaatcaaGGAACGGCTGCAGGCCATACAGGAGGTGTCGCAGAGTGTACAGAACACGATCGGGTACCTTGCCTCACTCGGGGAGAGTGTTAAAAA CACTTTCAACTTCTCCGTACCGGAGCTCAGCTGGTTGAcggctctgctgctgctggctgcctGTCTAGTACTACACTACGTCCCGATacgggtgctgctgctgctgtggggtCTGGTGAAGTTCAGCCGGCGGATCATTCGGCCCCACAGCGTTCCCAACAATGAGGTGCTCGACCTGCTGTCGCGCGTACCGGACGACGAGGAGATT ATCATGTGGAGAGAGTTGCCGCTACACTCCACACCCGAACTGGCCCGGCGCGATCCACGAAAGAAGCATAAAGTGTCGTAA